CGCGCCAGGTCGGCGTTGGGGATCAGCGCATGGACGGTGCGGTGGCAGATCGGATGGACGGCGGCGGTCACCCGCCCGCCCTCCGACTTGGGGACCAGGTGGTGCCACTCCATCTTCGACCCCAGCGCGCGGCCGCAAACCGGGCATGACGGCGGCGCCGTGGCATCGCGCGCCGCCCGCGCCGCCGCCTCCGCCAGTCCCGCCTTGCGCTTCACCCGTCCGACCATCACCGGGAATATAGGTGCCCCCAGCGGCGCTTAAACGCGAAAAGGGCGGGCCTGCCGAAGCAGACCCGCCCTCTCGGTCACCCTGACGGGCAATGGTTTAGAAGTGCGCGACCACACCCGCCATCGGGCGGAAGCTGTTCGCATCGTCGAACGTCGACACTTCCATGCGCAGGCGCAGGCCGGAATTGCCGGTGATGCCGCCCAGGCCGATGTCCTTCGGGCCGATCTCGGCGCCGATGCCATACACCGTGGCGTGATAGTCGCGGTTCAGGTCGCCGGTGACGCCGGGTGCGAACTTGTCGAAGTTGTTCCAGCGGTAACCGACCTTGCCGTAGAACAGGCCGCTGTCACCGGCGCGGAAGCCGAACCGGCCATAGGCGCCGTACTGCCAGTCGATATCGCCCGACACGCCCTTGGCGACGGAGCCCTCGGCACCGACGAACACCGGCCCCAGCGGCACGTTGACGCCGACGATGCCCTCGACCAGCGCGCCGTCCAGCTTGTAGCCGCGCGGCTGTGCGGGGATGCCGGCGACGGCCTCGCGGTCGAACTGCTCCCAGCCGCCCATCACGGCGACGTACGGCTCGATGCCGAACGCGCGGGTGCCATCCGGTGCCTTGGGGGCGGTGTCGACCTGCGCATCGGTGGCGACGGTGGTGTCGGTCGTGCCGGTGGTCGACATGTCCTGCGCGAAGGCGGGGACGGCAAAGGACGCGGCCGCAACGGCGGCCGCGAGGGCGAG
The sequence above is a segment of the Sphingomonas insulae genome. Coding sequences within it:
- a CDS encoding opacity protein — its product is MRKLALAAAVAAASFAVPAFAQDMSTTGTTDTTVATDAQVDTAPKAPDGTRAFGIEPYVAVMGGWEQFDREAVAGIPAQPRGYKLDGALVEGIVGVNVPLGPVFVGAEGSVAKGVSGDIDWQYGAYGRFGFRAGDSGLFYGKVGYRWNNFDKFAPGVTGDLNRDYHATVYGIGAEIGPKDIGLGGITGNSGLRLRMEVSTFDDANSFRPMAGVVAHF
- a CDS encoding HNH endonuclease — protein: MVGRVKRKAGLAEAAARAARDATAPPSCPVCGRALGSKMEWHHLVPKSEGGRVTAAVHPICHRTVHALIPNADLARSYADPAALRAHPGIARFAAWIADKPPDFHAPTRRGR